Proteins encoded within one genomic window of Pieris rapae chromosome 1, ilPieRapa1.1, whole genome shotgun sequence:
- the LOC110994931 gene encoding myosin-IIIb isoform X5, with the protein MRSDMAYRGLSQHVELDRAADPSDRYTLQDLIGEGTYGEVYSARDKKSGKRVAVKILENIAENIEEIEEEFLVFRDLSSHPNIPEFFGLFLKRGISSEDDQIWFVMELCTGGSVTDLSAGMRARASSLTEPQLAYVLRGTVRALTHLHAHRCMHRDVKGHNILLTENAEVKLVDFGVSSHLAATIARRNTSVGTPYWMAPEVIACEQQLDQSYDCRCDVWSVGITAIELAEGEPPLSGLHPMRALFQIPRNPPPSLSHPEHFSPQLADFISECLVKDMNQRPFARELLEHPLLLAVSSFEDNIRKELQAEIKRQRAEGRNCRAPEATTKRGKLKSHRKAKAEKMYTDDLATLEVLTEGAIVEQLQKRYAQNQIYTYIGDILVAVNPFTDIGIYTIRTQELYQGSCRSDNPPHIYAVADAAHQALMHQKQNQAIVISGESGAGKTESANLILKQLVYLSKTQSGNLQDKILQVNPIMEAFGNARTGINANSSRFGKYLDLNMMKVGKISGARITVYLLEQSRVVHQALGESNFHVFYYLYDGLESEGRWRKFYLDEQLKSRHRYLQPLSVAHREHNVYRWRQLNQAFKVVGFHEDEVQVLYKMLAAILHLGDIEFAETAEDNSDNRATIIDTAPLHRASCLLGVETVDLRDCLTSSSVVTRGETINRYCSPVEAAVARDATARGLYARAFDRIVERINALLTHNRPQSNDQLSIGILDIFGFENFTRNSFEQLCINVANEQIQYYFNQHIFTWEQQEYMAEGVPVDLVEFSDNRPVLDMLLSRPMGLLALLDEESRFPRSTDRSLIEKFHRNIKSKFYVRPKSDAICFAIHHFAGRVVYQADGFLEKNRNFLPPEVVQLMRQSQYDVIRFLFQCPITKTGNLYSPLQGDLDSRTLDGPTSGDFRDRFNSRGLASQSRAQQTVATYFRYSLMELLQKMVSGTPQFVRCLKPNDSRSPKHFDSAKILKQLRYTGVLETIRIRQNGFSHRLTYEDFIKRYGFLAFSYNEEVKPNRDSCRLLLIRLRMDGWALGKSKVFLKYYHVETLARIYEEQIKKVVLVQAQVRGWLARQRYQRLRAQMAISALTLQRHVRGWLTRKRLEKERQKLLAREFQREQDKSRKQERGLLNKNKAMMKAKVLKQMTSEENNNINNKENISDKAAVVIQSYYRGYNTRRKLKKGQAPPPPNHAPPAPPTQKLSNHSVQERAAQLQIFAERIHNRNQEIHKNLRRNKSGIRLSDIRKPPEEYRPPPGFTLVPAIIRGQPSHLEIDASRLSSPSPEFLMSSGIPWNNEYYDEENNKKPFKPKRSSNHRVAEDRPLQSNHNRQLSCNRQCGGLVSKDDSEYGYEFNDTLVIK; encoded by the exons ATGAGAAGCGATATGGCGTACCGTGGGCTGTCGCAGCATGTTGAGCTGGACAGGGCTGCGGACCCTAGTGACCGGTATACCCTCCAGGACCTCATTGGTGAAGGCACCTATGGGGAGGTGTACAGTGCTCGCGATAAGAAATCCGGAAAACGTGTTGCTGTCAAG ATTCTGGAAAATATCGCTGAAAATATTGAAGAAATTGAAGAGGAGTTCCTAGTCTTTCGTGATCTCTCTAGTCACCCTAATATTCCAGAATTCTTCGGTTTGTTTTTGAAGCGTGGAATTTCATCGGAAGATGATCAAATATGGTTCGTCATGGAG cTTTGTACTGGAGGTTCAGTAACTGACTTAAGCGCCGGAATGCGAGCAAGAGCTTCAAGTCTTACCGAACCACAGCTTGCCTATGTTTTGCGTGGAACTGTACGGGCACTTACACATCTACACGCGCATAGGTGCATGCATCGTGACGTCAAAGGACACAACATTCTTTTAACCGAAAATGCTGAAGTCAAACTTGTCGATTTTGGAGTATCGTCTCACTTGGCCGCTACAATAGCAAGacgaaatacttcagttggaaCTCCATATTGGATGGCACCCGAA GTGATAGCATGTGAACAACAGTTAGATCAATCTTATGACTGTAGATGTGATGTATGGTCAGTTGGGATTACGGCTATTGAATTAGCCGAAGGCGAACCACCACTATCTGGCCTACATCCAATGAGAGCATTATTTCAAATTCCTAGAAATCCACCACCGAGTTTGTCCCATCCAGAACATTTTTCTCCTCAACTTGCggattttatttcagaatGCTTAGTCAAAGATATGAATCAAAGGCCGTTTGCGCGTGAATTATTAGAGCACCCATTACTATTGGCTGTTAGTAGTTTTGAAGACAAT ATTCGTAAAGAACTTCAAGCTGAAATAAAAAGACAGCGAGCTGAAGGTCGGAACTGTCGAGCTCCTGAAGCGACGACGAAACGAGGAAAACTTAAATCCCATCGTAAAGCTAAAGCagaaaaaatgtataccgATGATCTCGCTACTCTCGAAGTTCTTACTGAAGGAGCTATTGTGGAACAACTTCAAAAGAGATATGCTCAAAACCAAATCTATACCTATATTGGAGATATTTTGGTGGCTGTAAATCCTTTTACAGATATTGGAATTTATACCATTAGG ACTCAAGAATTGTATCAAGGAAGTTGTCGGTCCGATAACCCACCCCATATTTACGCAGTTGCTGATGCAGCTCACCAAGCTTTGATGCATCAAAAGCAAAACCAAGCTATTGTTATATCTGGAGAAAGTGGAGCAGGGAAAACTGAATCTGCAAACCTCATATTAAAACAGCTAGTGTATCTATCAAAA ACGCAAAGTGGAAATTTACAAGACAAAATCTTGCAAGTAAATCCAATAATGGAAGCGTTTGGAAACGCACGAACTGGAATTAATGCTAATAGTTCACGGTTTGGAAAATACTTAGATCTCAATATGATGAAAGTTGGCAAAATATCCGGAGCTAGAATAACCGTGTATTTACTTGAACAATCTCGAGTTGTTCATCAAGCATT AGGTGAAAGCAATTTTCACGTTTTCTACTATCTGTACGATGGTCTTGAAAGTGAGGGTCGCTGGAGGAAGTTTTACCTCGATGAACAATTAAAGTCGAGACATCGATATTTACAACCACTTTCCGTTGCTCATCGCGAACATAACGTTTACCGATGGAGACAATTAAATCAAGCTTTTAAG gtgGTGGGATTTCACGAAGATGAAGTACAAGTATTATACAAAATGCTGGCGGCAATATTGCACTTGGGAGATATAGAGTTCGCTGAAACTGCAGAAGATAATTCGGATAATAGGGCAACTATTATTGACACTGCGCCATTACATAGGG CGTCATGTTTATTGGGGGTTGAAACCGTCGACCTTAGAGACTGTTTGACAAGCAGCAGTGTAGTAACGAGAGGAGAGACAATAAACCGATATTGTTCACCGGTGGAGGCGGCTGTAGCCAGAGATGCGACCGCCAGGGGTCTGTATGCCAGAGCCTTTGATAGAATCGTCGAGAGAATTAATGCTCTGTTAACTCATAATCGTCCACAGAG TAATGATCAACTATCTATTGGTATCCTGGATATCTTTGGATTTGAAAACTTTACAAGAAATTCATTTGAACAGTTGTGTATCAACGTCGCAAATGAGCAAATCCAGTATTACTTCAATCAACATATATTTACTTGGGAACAGCAGGAATACATGGCTGAAGGGGTCCCCGTTGATCTTGTAGAGTTTTCAGACAACAGACCCGTTTTAGACATGCTGCTTTCACGACCTATGGGACTACTTGCTCTTTTGGATGAAGAGAGCCGATTTCCACGGTCAACAGACCGAAGTCTCATAG aaaagttTCACCGAAACATTAAGAGTAAATTCTATGTTCGTCCGAAATCAGATGCCATATGTTTTGCGATTCACCATTTCGCTGGACGTGTTGTGTACCAGGCTGATGGCTTCCTGGAGAAAAACAGGAACTTTTTACCTCCAGAAGTGGTCCAATTAATGCGACAGAGTCAGTACGATGTGATAAGATTTCTTTTCCAGTGTCCCATAACAAAAACGGGCAATCTCTACTCACCCTTGCAAGGCGATTTAGATTCCAGAACATTGGATGGACCCACATCAGGAGATTTTCGG GATCGTTTCAACAGTCGAGGTCTCGCCTCACAATCACGCGCTCAGCAGACGGTAGCTACTTATTTCCGTTATTCTTTGATGGAACTTCTACAGAAAATGGTCAGTGGTACGCCTCAGTTCGTCAGGTGTTTAAAGCCAAATGATTCCCGATCGCCAAAACATTTCGATTCAGcgaaaatactaaaacaattgCGTTATACTGGAGTACTGGAAACCATAAGGATCAGACAGAATGGGTTTTCCCATAGATTGACATACGAAGATTTTATCAAAAG ataCGGCTTCTTAGCCTTTAGTTACAACGAGGAAGTAAAACCAAATCGCGATTCGTGTCGTCTACTTCTGATACGGCTTAGAATGGATGGTTGGGCGTTGGGTAAATCTAAGGTGTTCCTGAAATACTATCACGTTGAGACTTTAGCGAGAATTTATGAGGAACAG ataaaaaaaGTGGTGCTCGTCCAAGCTCAAGTTCGCGGCTGGTTGGCCAGACAACGGTACCAACGTCTACGCGCTCAGATGGCGATATCAGCATTGACGTTGCAAAGACACGTGCGTGGCTGGCTCACGAGGAAGAGACTGGAGAAGGAACGACAAAAACTGCTTGCCAGGGAGTTCCAGAGAGAACAAGATAAATCGAGAAAACAAGAAAGAG GTTTGCTGAACAAAAACAAAGCCATGATGAAAGCGAAGGTGCTCAAACAGATGACGTCAGAGGAGAACAATAACATCAATAACAAGGAAAACATATCCGATAAGGCAGCAGTCGTCATACAAAGTT ATTACCGCGGCTATAACACGCGAAGAAAGCTCAAAAAAGGTCAAGCTCCACCACCACCTAACCATGCTCCGCCAGCGCCACCTACACAAAAATTGTCTAACCACTCTGTACAAGAGAGAGCCGCTCAGCTTCAAATATTTGCGGAACGG atCCATAACAGAAACCAGGAAATCCACAAGAATTTACGTAGGAACAAATCGGGAATTCGCTTGTCAGACATTCGAAAACCACCAGAAGAGTACCGTCCGCCTCCAGGATTTACCTTGGTCCCAGCGATTATCAGAGGACAACCATCTCACCTAGAAATAGACGCTAGCAGACTCTCAAG TCCATCACCAGAGTTCTTAATGAGTTCTGGTATACCCTGGAATAATGAGTATTATGAtgaagaaaataacaaaaagccATTTAAGCCTAAGAG GTCAAGCAATCACAGAGTCGCTGAAGACAGGCCTCTTCAAAGCAACCATAATAGACAATTGTCGTGTAATAGACAGTGTGGTGGTCTTGTCAG TAAGGATGATTCTGAGTATGGGTATGAGTTTAATGACACTTTAG taataaaataa